The following proteins come from a genomic window of Lolium rigidum isolate FL_2022 chromosome 5, APGP_CSIRO_Lrig_0.1, whole genome shotgun sequence:
- the LOC124654010 gene encoding cationic amino acid transporter 5-like, translated as MEPVEAREEGHAPNPAAAARGYWRWSKEDFFPEPSFASWGAYRGALAATPARLMDRLIAGRSTDAAELGDMRRRSENEMRRCLTWWDLTWLGFGCHLGAGIFVLTGLESRDHAGPAVVLSYVVAGVSAMLSVFCYAEFAVEIPVAGGSFAYLRVELGDVAAFVAAANLILESVIGTAAVARAWTSYLASLFSRPASALRVRAPWVAEGYDELDPIASAVIVATATMAMLSTKGSSRVNWVASAVHLLVLAFIIVAGFLHAKPSNLTPFVPYGVPGVFRAAAVVYFAYGGFDSIANMAEETKNPSRDIPVGLIGSMSVITAIYCTMALVLSMMQPYTAIDRSAAFSVAFGAVGMRWMKYVVAVGALKGMTTVLLVGALGNARYATHIARSHIIPPVFALVHPRTGTPVHATTLITAASASVAFFSSLDVLASLLSISTLFIFVMMAVALLVRRYHARGVTSRAHGRRLVAFLLAIVGSSAGIAACWGAAPERWVGYAALVPVWAAATLGVQLLVPVARAPRRWGVPLVPWLPSLSIATNFFLMGSLGAQAFVRFGVCTAVMMLYYVLVGLHATYDVAHDGSGEERADHGDAAGDEKAAVAVAVAATDVEKSGGDGGQ; from the coding sequence ATGGAGCCCGTGGAAGCGCGGGAAGAAGGCCATGCGCCGAACCCAGCGGCCGCGGCGAGGGGCTACTGGCGGTGGAGCAAGGAGGACTTCTTCCCGGAGCCGTCGTTCGCGAGCTGGGGCGCGTACCGCGGTGCGCTGGCCGCGACGCCCGCACGGCTCATGGACCGCCTCATCGCCGGCCGCTCCACCGACGCCGCGGAGCTCGGCGACATGCGGCGCCGGAGCGAGAACGAGATGCGCCGCTGCCTCACCTGGTGGGACCTCACGTGGCTCGGCTTCGGCTGCCACCTCGGTGCCGGCATATTCGTGCTCACCGGCCTGGAGTCCCGCGACCACGCGGGCCCCGCCGTCGTGCTCTCCTATGTGGTGGCCGGCGTCTCCGCGATGCTCTCCGTGTTCTGCTACGCCGAGTTCGCCGTCGAGATCCCCGTGGCTGGAGGCTCCTTCGCGTACCTCCGCGTGGAGCTCGGTGACGTCGCGGCCTTCGTCGCCGCCGCGAACCTCATCCTCGAGAGCGTCATCGGCACGGCCGCGGTGGCGCGCGCCTGGACGTCGTACCTCGCGTCGCTCTTCAGCAGGCCGGCCAGCGCGTTGCGGGTGCGCGCGCCGTGGGTCGCCGAAGGGTACGACGAGCTGGACCCGATCGCTTCCGCGGTGATCGTGGCCACCGCGACCATGGCCATGCTGAGCACCAAGGGCAGCTCCCGCGTCAACTGGGTGGCATCGGCGGTGCACCTGCTCGTGTTAGCGTTCATCATCGTGGCCGGGTTCCTGCACGCGAAGCCGAGCAACCTGACCCCGTTCGTGCCGTACGGGGTGCCGGGCGTGttccgggcggcggcggtggtgtacTTCGCGTACGGCGGCTTCGACAGCATCGCCAACATGGCGGAGGAGACCAAGAACCCGTCCAGGGACATCCCGGTGGGGCTGATCGGGTCCATGTCGGTGATCACGGCCATCTACTGCACGATGGCGCTGGTGCTGAGCATGATGCAGCCGTACACGGCGATCGACCGGAGCGCGGCCTTCTCGGTGGCGTTCGGCGCGGTGGGGATGCGGTGGATGAAGTACGTGGTGGCGGTGGGCGCGCTCAAGGGGATGACGACGGTGCTGCTGGTGGGGGCGCTGGGGAACGCGCGGTACGCGACGCACATCGCCCGGAGCCACATCATCCCGCCGGTgttcgcgctggtgcacccgaggACCGGCACGCCCGTGCACGCCACCACGCTCATCACCGCCGCCAGCGCCAGCGTCGCGTTCTTCTCCAGCCTCGACGTGCTCGCCAGCCTCCTCTCCATCAGCACGCTCTTCATCTTCGTCATGATGGCCGTCGCGCTCCTCGTCCGCCGGTACCACGCGCGGGGCGTGACGAGCCGGGCGCACGGGCGGCGGCTCGTGGCGTTCCTGCTGGCGATCGTCGGCTCGTCGGCAGGCATCGCGGCGTGCTGGGGCGCGGCGCCGGAGCGGTGGGTGGGATACGCCGCGCTGGTGCCGgtatgggcggcggcgacgctgGGCGTCCAGCTGCTGGTGCCGGTGGCCCGCGCGCCCCGGCGGTGGGGCGTGCCGCTCGTGCCGTGGCTGCCCTCGCTGTCCATCGCCACGAACTTCTTCCTCATGGGTTCCCTCGGCGCGCAGGCGTTCGTCCGTTTCGGCGTCTGCACCGCCGTCATGATGCTCTACTACGTGCTCGTCGGGCTGCACGCCACGTACGACGTCGCGCACGACGGGTCCGGGGAGGAGCGGGCGGACCACGGGGATGCTGCCGGTGACGAGAAggcagcggtggcggtggcggttgcTGCCACCGATGTAGAAAAGTCCGGCGGAGATGGTGGGCAATAG
- the LOC124654945 gene encoding nuclear transcription factor Y subunit C-6-like — MDPTKSSTPPPPPVLGAPVGYPPGAYPPPPGAAAAAYNPQLYAAPAAAAAQQALAQQQQQLQVFWADQYREIEATTDFKNHNLPLARIKKIMKADEDVRMIAAEAPVVFARACEMFILELTHRGWAHAEENKRRTLQKSDIAAAIARTEVFDFLVDIVPREDTKDADAAAAAAAAAVAAGIPRPAPGMPATDMASYYYVPQQ, encoded by the coding sequence ATGGATCCCACCAAATCCAGCACCCCACCGCCACCCCCCGTCCTGGGCGCGCCCGTCGGCTACCCGCCGGGGGCGTACCCTCCCcctcccggcgccgccgcggccgcctacAACCCGCAGCTCTACgctgcgcccgccgccgccgcggcccagcAGGCCCtggcgcagcagcagcagcagctccaggTGTTCTGGGCGGACCAGTACCGCGAGATCGAGGCCACCACCGACTTCAAGAACCACAACCTCCCGCTCGCCCGAATCAAGAAGATCATGAAGGCCGACGAGGACGTCCGCATGATCGCCGCCGAGGCGCCCGTCGTCTTCGCCCGCGCCTGCGAGATGTTCATCCTCGAGCTCACCCACCGCGGCTGGGCGCACGCCGAGGAGAACAAGCGCCGCACGCTCCAGAAGTCCGACATTGCGGCCGCCATCGCGCGCACCGAGGTCTTCGACTTCCTCGTTGACATCGTGCCCCGCGAGGACACAAAGGATGCCGACGCGGCCGCCGCTGCGGCTGCGGCCGCGGTGGCTGCCGGGATCCCCCGCCCTGCCCCCGGTATGCCCGCCACCGACATGGCATCCTACTACTATGTCCCCCAGCAGTAA